One Dermacentor silvarum isolate Dsil-2018 chromosome 10, BIME_Dsil_1.4, whole genome shotgun sequence genomic window carries:
- the LOC125941064 gene encoding LOW QUALITY PROTEIN: uncharacterized protein LOC125941064 (The sequence of the model RefSeq protein was modified relative to this genomic sequence to represent the inferred CDS: deleted 2 bases in 1 codon) codes for MFIKSVKQKVNRFCSRSLTRADAGWLAPSELRQRSSTAVVARRFPCPKDYRIILPNVSSGEAMKRAVMLHCDISGRPYRIEDFRKPLQDAGVIKDVAVIGAYQMSHVWLVNLRTDEAKKKLIEAGRLVVKDRLCIVIDPNRQEVLLKLHWVALDVTSDNIRRAFSEYGEVKEVTNDRWKAEGFECADSLTKFVRLFLKEGIALDNIPHQMRLGSGTVLIVAPGRAPLCLRCKHTGHIRRDCRVPKCAECHAFGHGQEACTRSYAKAVGRSTVVDQSQLVMDEEEAEQAAAPATADKSGTDQGADKEVRVSGLQTPATTVSSVGEHQETAKTNAVGVGPVLQDEGPTGESSDATSVSQAQQAASIKPAVDESALGNMDAETTPAKRRHDDVSAVSQEERLRQVEASLEANGVKKKPRSAVRTRASSLTRGGKEVNS; via the exons ATGTTCATAAAGAGTGTAAAACAGAAGGTAAACCGATTCTGCTCCCGGTCACtgacgcgtgcggacgcaggatggttGGCTCCGAGCGAGCTGCGACAGCGGTCGTCAACGGCCGTGGTAGCCCGTCGTTTTCCGTGCCCAAAGGACTACAGGATTATTTTGCCCAACGTTTCATCAGGTGAAGCTATGAAGCGTGCAGTCATGCTGCACTGCGACATCTCAGGTCGTCCATATCGCATCGAAGACTTTCGAAAGCCCTTACAAGACGCCGGCGTCATCAAGGACGTTGCTGTAATAGGTGCCTACCAGATGTCCCACGTCTGGCTCGTTAACCTGCGGACGGATGAAGCGAAAAAGAAGCTTATAGAAGCAGGAAGGTTGGTCGTCAAGGATCGTCTTTGCATCGTCATCGATCCCAACAGGCAAGAGGTGCTTCTGAAGTTGCATTGGGTGGCTTTGGATGTCACGAGCGATAACATTCGGAGGGCATTCAGTGAATACGGCGAAGTGAAGGAAGTGACCAATGACAGGTGGAAAGCAGAGGGCTTCGAATGTGCTGAC TCACTGACAAAGTTTGTGCGATTGTTTTTGAAAGAGGGTATCGCACTGGACAACATTCCGCACCAGATGCGCCTGGGCAGCGGTACAGTGCTCATTGTGGCGCCAGGACGAGCCCCGCTTTGCCTTCGTTGCAAGCACACGGGTCATATACGGCGTGATTGCAGGGTACCGAAGTGCGCCGAATGTCATGCGTTTGGCCATGGACAGGAGGCATGTACTCGCAGCTACGCCAAAGCCGTGGGCAGATCTACAGTTGTAGACCAAAGCCAGCTTGTCATGGACGAGGAAGAGGCAGAGCAAGCTGCGGCACCTGCGACAGCCGACAAGAGCGGAACCGATCAGGGAGCTGACAAGGAAGTCCGCGTCTCGGGGCTGCAGACGCCGGCCACGACGGTGTCCAGCGTTGGTGAGCACCAAGAGACTGCTAAAACGAACGCGGTTGGCGTTGGTCCGGTGCTCCAGGATGAGGGCCCCACGGGAGAGTCCTCGGACGCGACCAGCGTCTCTCAAGCGCAGCAGgcagcaagcataaagccagcgGTCGACGAAAGTGCTTTGGGAAATATGGACGCGGAGACAACCCCggcaaagcgtcgccatgacgacGTGAGTGCGGTGTCGCAGGAGGAGCGTCTGAGACAGGTCGAAGCTTCGCTGGAAGCGAATGGGGTGAAgaagaaacctcgcagcgccGTTCGGACGCGCGCGTCGTCCCTGACAAGGGGCGGCAAAGAGGTGAACTCTTAG